The proteins below are encoded in one region of Candidatus Eremiobacterota bacterium:
- a CDS encoding SRPBCC family protein → MPYVECSIDVAAPAATIYELAKEQERFPEFMPDVETVVVLERHPDRVVTRWKTLVEEAPIEWTEEDRFDDDALRIDYALIEGDLDTFEGSWTFVEDGTTTRVVLGVEYDFGVPTLAELIGPTLEKKVRENSEMMLAALKAEAESRV, encoded by the coding sequence ATGCCGTACGTCGAGTGCTCGATCGACGTCGCGGCTCCCGCGGCGACGATCTACGAGCTTGCGAAAGAACAGGAGCGCTTCCCCGAGTTCATGCCGGACGTCGAGACCGTCGTCGTCCTGGAGCGCCATCCCGACCGCGTCGTCACGCGCTGGAAGACGCTGGTCGAAGAAGCGCCGATCGAATGGACCGAAGAAGACCGCTTCGACGACGACGCGCTGCGGATCGACTACGCGCTGATCGAAGGGGACCTCGACACCTTCGAAGGCTCGTGGACGTTCGTGGAGGACGGCACGACGACGCGCGTCGTGCTGGGCGTCGAGTACGACTTCGGCGTCCCGACCCTCGCCGAGCTGATCGGCCCGACGCTCGAGAAGAAAGTCCGCGAGAACTCCGAGATGATGCTCGCCGCGCTCAAGGCCGAGGCGGAGTCGCGCGTCTGA